The genomic segment CTGCGGCGGATCGCCATAATGGATGAGGTTGCCGCTGAAGTCGCGGATGGGGGGATGGTCCACATCGAGCAACGCCAGCCAGGCCTGGATGCGCACCTGGCCTTCGTCGGTGCTCAGGTCGGCCTCGAACGGGAGGTTCACCTGCGCGATGGCGCGACCGGCCGAATCGGTCAACGCCAACGGAACGCCGGCGTCCACGATACGCTGCTGCAGGCTCATGAGGCTCTCGAACATCGCGTCCGGATCCTCCGACGTGATGCCGGCCTGCACCTCGGCGAACATGCGGGTCATCGTCGCTGCGTTCTCGTGCAGCGAGCGCACGATCTGATCCGTGTAGACGAGGAACCAGGCCAGCTGCGCGAGCAGCAGGAGCGCCAGGGCCGGCGTCCAGGCGCGACGCAGCAGGGCGCCCCGCGTCAACGCCGCCCGGGCGCTCCGAGACGCCCCCGGTGGTGGGACCGAGCGTGCACGTGGGTCACTTCGCCGTGAGCGCGTCCACGCCGAGCGGACCCTGGAGCGGTGGAGGGACCGTGACGCTGCCGTCCGCGCGTTGCCAGGTCTCCAGCAGCGCGACCATGAGACGGGGCAGCGCGACGCCCGAGCCGTTGAGCGTGTGCACGAAGTCGGGCTTGCCGCCGCCGTCCGGCCGGAAGCGGAGGTTGCCGCGCCGGGCCTGGTAGTCGGTGAAGGTGCTGCACGAGGAGACCTCCAGCCAGCGCTCCACCCCGGGGGCCCAGACCTCGATGTCGTACGTCATGGCCGAGGAGAAGCCGAGGTCTCCGGCCGCCAGGCGGATGACGCGATGCGCCAGTCCCAGCCGCTCGAGCACGCGACAAGCCTCGCGGGTCAGCTCCTCGAGGGCGTCGCGGCTCCGCGCCGGTGTCTCGTAGCGCACCAGCTCCACCTTGTCGAACTGGTGCACGCGCAGCAGGCCGCGCGTGTCCTTTCCCGCCGCACCGGCCTCCCGACGGAAGCAGGGCGAGTACGCCGTGTAGCGGATGGGCAGGTCCGCCTCGGAGAGCAGCTCGTCGCGGTGCATGTTCGTGACGGGCACCTCGGCCGTGGGGATCAGCCACAGGTCGTCGCGCTCCGTCAGGTAGGACTCCTCTGCGAACTTGGGGAGCTGTCCAGTGGCCGTGAGCGATTGGCGGGTGACGAGGTAGGGCACACGCAGCTCCACGTAGCCGTGCTCGCGCGTGTGCAGGTCGAGCATGAAGTCGATCAGCACGCGCTGCAGGCGCGCGCCCATGCCGGTGAGAACGGGAAAGCCGCTCCCGGAGATCCGCGAGCCGCGGGCGAGGTCGAGCAGCCCGAGCGCTTCGCCGAGCTCCCAGTGGGGCCGCGCCGGGAAGTCGAACAAGACGGGCTCGCCCCACGTCCGGATCACCTCGGCGTCCTCCTCCCCACCCGTCTGCACGTCCGTCAACGGCAGGTTGGGCACCGCGAGCAGGATGGCTTCGATCTCCGTCTCGGCCGCGCGCACGTCCGCGTCCAGACGGTCGATGCGATCCCCGACCTCCTTCATCTCCGCGACCAACGCGTCGGCCGGCTCGCCCGCGCGCTTCAGCTCCCCGACCTGCTTGGAGACCTGATTGCGCGTGGCCTTCAGCTCCTGCACCTCGGAGATGGCGCTCCGCCGCACCACATCCAGCTCCAGGACCCGGTCCAGCTGCGCGTCCAGGCTGGCGTCGGCGCGCTTGGCGAGGGCGGCGCGAACCGCGTCGGTCTCTTCACGCAGACGGCGGATGTCGATCACGTCAGTCGGGGGGCAGGAGGCGGCGGTCGTTGCAGTTGGGGTTCCCGTCGTACCGGAAGTCCATGACGCCGGCCACGGG from the Gemmatimonadota bacterium genome contains:
- the serS gene encoding serine--tRNA ligase, producing the protein MIDIRRLREETDAVRAALAKRADASLDAQLDRVLELDVVRRSAISEVQELKATRNQVSKQVGELKRAGEPADALVAEMKEVGDRIDRLDADVRAAETEIEAILLAVPNLPLTDVQTGGEEDAEVIRTWGEPVLFDFPARPHWELGEALGLLDLARGSRISGSGFPVLTGMGARLQRVLIDFMLDLHTREHGYVELRVPYLVTRQSLTATGQLPKFAEESYLTERDDLWLIPTAEVPVTNMHRDELLSEADLPIRYTAYSPCFRREAGAAGKDTRGLLRVHQFDKVELVRYETPARSRDALEELTREACRVLERLGLAHRVIRLAAGDLGFSSAMTYDIEVWAPGVERWLEVSSCSTFTDYQARRGNLRFRPDGGGKPDFVHTLNGSGVALPRLMVALLETWQRADGSVTVPPPLQGPLGVDALTAK